The genomic segment ACTACGAGCGCCAGTCGCAGGCCCTGCTCGGCTACAACCTGCCGCAGATCTGGCTGATCCACGCCAACGCGCTCAACGCCGACACCTACGGCGAGCTGATCGCGATGGCGCGCAAACGCGGCTACCGCTTCATCG from the Salifodinibacter halophilus genome contains:
- a CDS encoding polysaccharide deacetylase is translated as YERQSQALLGYNLPQIWLIHANALNADTYGELIAMARKRGYRFIGLDEAMRDKAYQRADAYTGPAGPSWLHRWAIGENK